AGCGAATCTGCAAGGCCAGTCCTGCCAACAGCAGTACACTCAGCGCTACCAGTGACAGCCACAACAACCATTCGAAGCGTGCTACCTCGGCATTCAACTCCCGGCGACTCACGGCCAGAGTGACATGCACAGGATCAGAATGATTCGGCAGACGCAATGCCTGATCAACCACTCTCAGAGACTGGTCGCGCGGCCCTTCAATGGTTCCCCAGTTGGGGCCGGGCGTTGTCGGAAAGGGAAGACGCTGGTCCCATAGCGAACGAGATACATGGGTCAGCGTATTGCCATCACTGATCTGCCAATACCAGCCGGAGAAAACGCGCTCGAAGCGCGAGTCACCGAGACGATCCCGGATACGGAGTTCGCCGGACAACGGATCCTGCTCGAGGGAAGTCAACAGCACCTTGTGCATCGACATCAGACGTTCATCGAAGGAAGCTGACGTCGATTCGCGAAAGCTGTACGACAAGCCGAGACCGACAATCGGGACAATCACCAGCACCAGTATGATCGAAGCAACGATCAGTCGACGCGCTAGAGTTCCGCGTCGTGGATCAGCGACCGTCATGTGCCTCGCTCGATTCGTCCTCAGGGATCACTAGCCTATACCCCTGACCACGCAAGGTCACAATGCGCTCGCCACCGAGTTTGCGACGCAAACGACTGATCTGCACATCGATAACGTTGGAGTCTGGTTCATGGTCACGGTCATAGACATGCTCGGAGAGTTCGGTGCGGCTGACCACTCGCTCCTGTGCATGCATCAGATAGGCCAACAGCCGCGACTCCTGAGCCGTCAAGGTCACAGGTCTACCGGCAAGCGACACGCTACCGGTGTGGGTATCAAAACTGAGATCGCCAGCATTGAGCACTGGATGGGCATGGCCGTGACTGCGTCGCACCAACGCACGCAGACGAAACAGCACCTCCGCGGTTTCGAACGGCTTGGTCACGTAATCATCGGCACCGGCGGAAAACCCCGCAGCCTTGTCCGACCAGCGTTCACGCGCAGTCAACACCAGTACCGGTAAGGCAATGCCGTCATCACGCCACTGGGAAAGCCAGCGAGTTCCATCACCATCGGGTAAACCCAGGTCGAGAATTACCGCATCGTACTGCTCTGTGCGCAGCAGAAAATCTCCATCACCACCCGTGAATGCCGCCTCTACCAGCAATCCAGCATCGCGAAGCGATATTGCCAATGCTTCGCTGAGCGCCTGGTCATCTTCGATCAGCAGGATCTTCAATTCACCAACTCCGCGCCTGTTATTGTCAGTGTCCCGAGGCGACCAAATCCGATAACCCCTGCAGGACTCACAGCCCTTCGAGACCATCAGCCCTTACTGGTCATCAGCTCGAGGACGTTCCATGTCACTTATACCCACGCCATCGATACCGATCAGATCTCCGCTGACCGCATCGAATTCAAATTCAACCACCTGGCCCTGAGGACCAATCATCTCGATCTCGTAGATGACTTCGCCGTCATCACGCTCGAGCTCTACTTCCAGTACCTGGCCAATATAGCGTTCATCCAACCAATCGAGCAGGGTCGGCAGAGCCACCAGCTTGCCATCTTCAACTTCACGGTGAAGATCGCTCCAGTCGTCGTTATCCGCCTTGGCGGGCGCAATTCCCAGCGCTTGGGTGAACACGGTTTGCGCGAACACAAACGCATCGGAAGCAACCGGCGTCGTCAGCCGGGCCCCCGCCCAGAGAGTGGC
This Halomonas huangheensis DNA region includes the following protein-coding sequences:
- a CDS encoding response regulator transcription factor, translating into MKILLIEDDQALSEALAISLRDAGLLVEAAFTGGDGDFLLRTEQYDAVILDLGLPDGDGTRWLSQWRDDGIALPVLVLTARERWSDKAAGFSAGADDYVTKPFETAEVLFRLRALVRRSHGHAHPVLNAGDLSFDTHTGSVSLAGRPVTLTAQESRLLAYLMHAQERVVSRTELSEHVYDRDHEPDSNVIDVQISRLRRKLGGERIVTLRGQGYRLVIPEDESSEAHDGR
- a CDS encoding PepSY domain-containing protein, encoding MMRYLTRTTLAVCVAATLWAGARLTTPVASDAFVFAQTVFTQALGIAPAKADNDDWSDLHREVEDGKLVALPTLLDWLDERYIGQVLEVELERDDGEVIYEIEMIGPQGQVVEFEFDAVSGDLIGIDGVGISDMERPRADDQ